From the genome of Clostridia bacterium:
GTTTCGGTGGACACACGCTCCACCGTTGCGTCTTTTAATGTAATCTGAAGCTTTTCGCAAAGCAACGCTCTTGCATTATACAGCACCTGTGCCACTTCCTGACGGCTGATGGTGCGCGCTAACCCCAATCCGTTGCCGTCGCCCTGCATCAGACCGTACCGTAGTGCTGTTTCCACATACAGCTGTTTTTCCGCAGGGATTGTACCGTAGTCCGCATAATCGGTAATCCGGTCTGCTTTTTCTGCCAAAGGGAGCTTAAAAATACGCACAAACCATTCCACAAATTCCAGACGGGTAACCGCTTCCTCCTTTTTGAAGGTGCGCAACGCCTCGTCATGGGGATAGTTATATGCCATCACGTTGTTATATGTATCCACCGTGATAATGCCATAGTCAACTGCCAGACGGACATACCCGTCTGCCCAACTGTCTATGCCGTTAAAACGGCTGGGATTCTGAATGCGTTGCTCTAAAATATTTTTTCTTGTCCGTTCGGCAAGCTCCTCTAAACCTGCACCACGCATCAATATGGCAAGTGCCTCGCTGCGGGTGGTGGTGCCGGTGGGATTAAAATTGCCGTCCGAGCCTTTTAATATACCTAAAGCTGCCATGGTGTACACCGCACGGTTGCTCCAGTGGTTTTCAGGAAAAGCGCGCATATCCTGAAAGGAAATGCCTGTAATCTGTTCCGAAAACAAAGCGGAAACCGAAAGGGTGCAAAGCATCATAAGCAGTACGGTAACTGCTAAAACCCTCTTCATGCCTTAGCAACCTCAAAGGAGATTTCGCAGCGATTTAACAAATCCGCCCCCTGATACAAATCATAAGAAAGGGTGCAGGATGCACCAAACGGTGAGCCGTCAAAACGGATTTCATTTGGCTTTGCAGTCAAATCCATTTCCCCATAGGGGGTTTTGTATGTAAAGGGAACAGCTTCGTTACTGTTTAAGGTAAAGGTTACCTCTGTGCTTGCTTCGCCCTGTCGCGAAACGGTGAGTTTGCCTTGATTCAACGTAATACGGTTTTGGGCGCCCTTGCCTGTCTCAGAATCCGGCTCACAGAATGCAAGCACCGCATTTTCCCCGTCATAGGCATAGCTGCAGGGTACTTCAAAGCGCATCCGCGCATCGCCCGTAACCGAAGTAAAGCTCAGTTTTCCTGCAAAAGAAGCAGCAGTCTCCTCCCCTGCAAATTTATCCATCGCAAGCTCAATTAAGCTTGTAATCAGCTGTTTTTGCGGTACACCGCCCTTTTCCAGCATCTTCGGATACATGGAAATGTCGGTAAATCCGGGGAGGGTGTTGACTTCGTTAATTAAAACAGAATCGTCGTCTTTCACGAAAAAGTCAATACGGCTCTGCCCCGAAAGACCAATTCCTGCAAAAATCTTCTTTGCATAGTGACGTACCTTTTGTGCCACCTCCGGCTTTAAGTCCGCAGGGATACGGATGGTGGATTCAATTTTGTATTTGGCTTCGAAATCATAAAATTCGTTGGCAGAAATCACCTCGCCCGGCATGGGGACATAAATGCTGTCACCATTGCCTAAAGGCGCGCTTTCCACCTCGTGACCCTGAATAAATTCTTCCACTAAAATTTTATCGTCATGCTCGGCAGCAAGCTTTAACGCCTCTAAAAGACCTTCTCTGTTCTTGGCTTTGGCAATGCCCACCGAGGAGCCTGCGTTGGCAGGCTTTACAAAAGCGGGATAGCCAAGCTTCTGCTCGATTTCCGAAACAATCGCATCAGGATTATTCAAATCCCTTTTCAGCACGGTCACCCAGTTTGCCTGGGGTATGCCTAAATACTGAAACATAATTTTGGCTACCGTTTTATCCATGCAGATGGCAGAGGATAGCATATCGGGACCTACACAAGGCAGGTTTGCCAGGGTACAAAGTCCCTGCACCGTACCGTCCTCACCGCATTTACCGTGCAAAACGGGGTATACTACATCTACGGGTCTGATTTCAACACCGCCTTTTCCCATGACTAAGAGTCCGCCGACCGATGCATCGGGGCTTAAAAAGGCAGGGGTAATTTTATCGGATTTTTCCCAACCGCATTCACGGATGCCCGAGATTTCTCCTTCGTATAAATACCATTTCCCTTCGGTGGTGATACCCACCATAACAGGCTCAAATTTATCTGTATCCAACTGTGAAAGCACGTTGGTCACCGAAAGCTCTGAAACGCTGTGCTCGGAGGACTGACCGCCGAACAGCACCAATACTTTTATTTT
Proteins encoded in this window:
- a CDS encoding S-layer homology domain-containing protein; the protein is MKRVLAVTVLLMMLCTLSVSALFSEQITGISFQDMRAFPENHWSNRAVYTMAALGILKGSDGNFNPTGTTTRSEALAILMRGAGLEELAERTRKNILEQRIQNPSRFNGIDSWADGYVRLAVDYGIITVDTYNNVMAYNYPHDEALRTFKKEEAVTRLEFVEWFVRIFKLPLAEKADRITDYADYGTIPAEKQLYVETALRYGLMQGDGNGLGLARTISRQEVAQVLYNARALLCEKLQITLKDATVERVSTETVSANETALVTETTVSLSDGLNGTYRRTYAVVGAAVDYNDYFDTDTDLLTLKKDKHPDGVHLLEKGDAVQLYYKQDKLLFLTADPLVDEAPAETVDDSYIEGEPVNATLYYVDKAENRLILQKGKEMFEMPYMSGLTCVYRGKNVGLDSLEDEYLDYPVTVFSAKSPSGSVYRAYHIQILQK
- a CDS encoding D-alanine--D-alanine ligase; this translates as MEKIKVLVLFGGQSSEHSVSELSVTNVLSQLDTDKFEPVMVGITTEGKWYLYEGEISGIRECGWEKSDKITPAFLSPDASVGGLLVMGKGGVEIRPVDVVYPVLHGKCGEDGTVQGLCTLANLPCVGPDMLSSAICMDKTVAKIMFQYLGIPQANWVTVLKRDLNNPDAIVSEIEQKLGYPAFVKPANAGSSVGIAKAKNREGLLEALKLAAEHDDKILVEEFIQGHEVESAPLGNGDSIYVPMPGEVISANEFYDFEAKYKIESTIRIPADLKPEVAQKVRHYAKKIFAGIGLSGQSRIDFFVKDDDSVLINEVNTLPGFTDISMYPKMLEKGGVPQKQLITSLIELAMDKFAGEETAASFAGKLSFTSVTGDARMRFEVPCSYAYDGENAVLAFCEPDSETGKGAQNRITLNQGKLTVSRQGEASTEVTFTLNSNEAVPFTYKTPYGEMDLTAKPNEIRFDGSPFGASCTLSYDLYQGADLLNRCEISFEVAKA